The genomic window CAGAGTTTTGGTCACACAGCATGCTGCCTtctgtccttccttgccaaagaagaccaggccatcagagacaggatgacacgacttgcactggactttgctttgagtgagggagggctgtgcaggtcaccagcctcacttctcctccggagtcatctgaatccatcaggatgactggagatgacccaggatggggcagttggggttaagtgactcgcccaaggtcacacagctggtgagtgtcacgGGTGGGAGGTGccatttgcactcaggtcctcctgcctcctgcactgTGCTCTCTCCAccgcaccccctagctgcccctggtcACACAGCAGAGGCTCACTGAATGAAGTTCTACCCCTTCCACACGCCCGGGTGGCAGTGTGAGCCCCTGGCCAGGGCAGTAATACCAGCTAACATTCAGGGAGCCGTCAGGACGTGCCGGGCACCGCACCGAGCACAACCCTTATCTCACTGGATCCCGACGGAGGTGTGAGCATCCCCCGCCCAGGGCCGCGCGTCCGGCTGCAGGTCAGCTGTCTCCACGGCCTCCACCACAAGGCCGCCCCCGGGAACCGGGCCCCCCAGGAACCGGATCCCCTGGGAACCGGACCCCGGGGCACAGCGGGGTCCCGAgcactcctctccttcctcctaccGAACCCGGGTCTATCAGAGAATCGGGCTCCGGGCCCCCTCTCCGTCCGCCCCGGGGCGGTCCCGGTGCCCGCGCTCGGCCCTCGCGCCCGGGCTCGTCTCCGCGGGTCCGGGGcgcggggtgggggaggggagccagCCCAGCCCACGCTCTCGGTTTTGGCCTTTTAGGTCGGACGAAGGGAAGGTTTTTGGATTCCCTtctcggccccccccccccccccgcctccaCGGTGGGGTCGGGCAGCGGCCAGTCCCTCCCAGCGCCGAGGGGGGAAACGGAGGCAGGAGACGCGGGACGCTGCAGGGCCCGGCTCCCCGCTCACCGCCTGCGGGAGCCAGTCGCCGGCGATCCGCCGCCTAGCCGGGGTCTCGGGGACCGAGCCGGAGGAAGCGGAAGCGGCTAGGATTGGAAGGCGCGACGTACCTGGACTACAAATCCCAGGGTGCACCGCGTCCTCccccgcaccccccccccccccccccccccccgccttggCTGCATCTGCGTCAGTTTCTTCGGCTGTAAAATGGGgctggagttgttgtgagggtcatcTGTGTAACACGTGCCTGGCGCCTAGTAAGGGTCAACGTCAgcacttcctcccctccccctaacgTCAGGCGCCGTCGGATGTCGGAGAGGGATTCCTAGGCGGGAATCCCGTTTGTGGATGACGTTACTCTGATGACGTCATCTGTCTCGTGATAACCACTCAGGAGAGTCTGGGCTATGAGACCCGTGGAGGACCATCCCAGATGTGTGCATCCAGAGGGGCCGGACTGCTGCTGCAGATGCTGTGCCTTGTAATCGTCCTAGATGTGTCCTTTACAAAGGGCCCCTTTGGAAAGTGCAAGCATTCTACGCCTGCAGCTGTGTGTCTGCTTGTGCTGTGTAGGGCACAAGGATTGAAAGGGGAGGGGGCACAGGAGGGGCAACACCTGGCATAGAGAGGAGGAGGCTGGGAATAAAGTGGgacttcagagaaataaatggGCAGAAAGGGTGGAGCTGGTCATGCAGCAAGAGTGAGGTATCCTTATGGCACACTTATGtctgaaggaagcaaggaaagctCCCAGAATGTCCTCTGGTGAACCCTCTGTGGTGAATTTATGGGAGAACGTGAACAGGGGTAGCGCAGTGTGGACAGACACGATGAAATGGGAAATATCGGCCCTCTTGAGATCACAGATAGTATTTGAGGCTGTGTTATATTCCCTCACCTCcatcccccagtagaatgtaatgTCCTGATGCCCGTATGGCAAAAGTTGGGGCAGGGAAATTGTGCTTGACTGAATAAATGCCCTCTATCTTTGTCCTCTCCATGCTATTGTTAAGTAAACCTCTTCGTTGAGTTATCAAGACAGTCTACAAGCATCTCCCATTTGGTTGCAGTCCCACACCTACACTGCTGGACCAGCTTGTGTAAGGCCTGGAACAGAACAGAAGACTATCTAattcaatctctttattttacataagAGACCCCAGGATGTcaagtaatttgtccaaagttGTATTTGCCCAGAGTAGGAAAAGGCAGAATGTATTCACATTTTTCACATTGTACCAtactgtctctgtccctgtcagGGCTGTTGTGAGTTAAACATTATGTAATAATGAGTCCatctgatcatagatttagagctagaaaggaccttagagctcatctagtaCAAACCTCTCCCCCCATTTTTCttgtaattggggttaagtgacttacccagggtcacacagttagaaagaatttgagatcagatttgaactcaggtcctcctgactccaagactggtgttctagccactgcactgcctagctgtccctaacccacttattttacaaatgaggctgaggcccaaagaggttaaatgactttccccagACATATAGGTGTTATATATGATGTAGCTAGGGTGCTCATTGatgccaaatccaatgttctttcccttCACTAAATCACTGggaattcagagagagagagaagtcccTATGGCCTAGGAGCTATCAGGGAAAGCTTTCTTAATGGATGGGATTAAATGACTGGGTCCTTCTCTTTTACCTTATACCCATTGATACTTTAGGTgaaatataaatttcaaaatttatGGAGAGAGCCTGGAATAAATTTTAATCCTAAACAAGATTTAGGGCAGTGATTTGTTCAAAAAAGTGCCATATTCAGTGAATACTGGTTAATGATAAACCCAGAGAACAAAAGGTCTCCTGCTCTCAAGACTTTTCTGGGGAACCCAAGTCTTCATCATTAGGCTGGTTGGGGCAAAGTTTTTCAAATATCCCAGTAAGCTGTGACACATGTTTCTTGTGGTAGAGAGAAAGATATGAAGGATATAAGATACTGAAGAACAACTAGGTAAAGGAAGACTGTTGGGAAATGTAATCAAGGTGAACAGTCAGGTGAAGTCAACAAGTACTTTCTATGTACCTAGCACTGGGTATTGAGAAGAAGACTGGAATAGATAACTGGTTCACCTGGTTTTTGGAGGTCACAAGTTCCCTATTTAACTTGTAACTGGTACTAGGTTAGAGTAAAATTGGGTCTAGGGAAACCCTATAAGTCCTATAAGACTCCAGGCAATGGGGCCCAGGGAGTCTTTTGGTTATAAAAACCTTCCTTTCaaagttatatttttattcataaaaattcattgaagCGCAAAAATCAAACAATTTACAAAGCACAACTTTTCAAGTAGGAAATTTCTAACTCGATACTCCCAAAGTTAGTACAAAGATAGAGGGAGGATGTTTGGAGTGGGTGGGACCAGGGCCTGCTGTCTTGGAAAAGCCCAAATTTATCTGGTTGTGGTTAAAGAAGGATTGTGAGATTGAAAGTCTGAGGGGGTCTTGAGTATGAGAGGTTCGTGTTTAGCATTCAGGAAACACTTTCCGAGTCATCTCGGTTCCAGTGCAGGTCTTGGCCAGGTTCGGTATTGTTCCTTCGGGTGGGTGGGCTTAAGGTCACCCATCCGGTCCCCTTTGCTAATAAGTGGCTCTCGTTTAATCTGTGCACTCGATAATTTTCATAGTGAACattatgggtgatgtctttgaGGTCCTGCATATGGGAACTTGAGAGAGAAGACTAACTAGTCACATTAGACCTCCCTATACTTTCTTATCCATCCTCCCCAACATGGCCCTCTTTCTCTCAGGGTTCAACTGAACCCAACCTTTCTCTGCCCTTCTTTCTACCAGACCACAGAAATTTCCCTGGTTTTCCTCTTACCGAATGAGCAGGTCTCTCAGGAGAGGGAATTCACAATGAGCCATGTTCTCCACtggaataattaaaaataataataatattagctaacttttatatagcattttaagcttACAGAACTGAACAAGCTGAATACTAGGACTCTTTCTTTCCTAgtatcatttcattcattcattcaatctatTCTGCACTCACCTTCAATGATTCCCCATTTTGTCTTTCGGCCAAGGACACATTTCCCGTTAACCATGTGCTCCTGGTCTGCCCCAACCACAGCAAAGGGGATCTTCTCCTGAAGGAGTGGTCACAGAAATGACAGGATTACAGAATTTCAGCTTTAGACGGGACCTTggcagtcatctagtccaactcatatctGAGAAGGAATCCCCACTACAACACATCCAATGAGTGGTTCTGAGACCTCTGCTACAATGTTTCTGTTGAGATGGAACTCTCTAACTATGTTTTAGAAAATTTCCCtccaagcctaaatctgcctgtTTGCAACTTCCGGCCATTGtttctggttctgtcctctggggctgAGTAGATCAAGTTCTGTTCCATTACATAACAGCCCTTCAGCTAATTTTAGATAAGCTGTTATGTCTCCACTAACTTTTCTTGTTACCATCCAGGTACCCTCTCTAGCTTATCAGTGTTCTTCCTAAATGTGGAACCCAGCATTGAACACAATACTACGGGTAtgttctgaccagggcagaggacaaTGGGAATCTcacctccctattcctggaagctatgcctcTTAAAGCAGCCAGAGTTTTAAGGACTCAGTGGGTGTGTGGAACCTGGTCTGGgggaacaaaaagggaaaaagggcaGGAAAAAATGAATGGGGACACTGGTGTATGGAAAGGAGTGTTTATGTACGAGGAGGAAGTCTTCAGTCAGATTAATAGGGAGGAATCAGGACTGTGGGTAAAAGGTTACACCCAGGATtccaaagggaggagagaagagggaggttcTCCAAGAGGCCCAAGgtcagggtcaaggtacagtatATTTGACTGTGACTAATCCAccaaatatgagcttggaagtTTTTACTGCACGTCGGGCACCAATAGTCCACTTGAACATCTGGGGTGGAGATGTCTCTCAACTtccacatctcatgtttcttttgagttattgcaattctgctttgctcatggagcacagtgcCTTTTTTGATGCAGGCACACTATGCTGGTGGTCCTTTGCCAGCATCAGCCCTGTCATGAAATCAATCCCAAAGTTCTTccgaccttgagaatgtccttgtgtAAGCATCTTCCTTgcatgagttctctgtaaaagtcttttaggcaagcttacattttgcatttgaacaaagtCTCTGGCCCGTCAGAgttgctctctgcagtagagtttgaattggcagtttagctcaagacAGGAAGTGAAAGACCTTCTAAAAGGGCTAGATTTGTAATGGCATGAGTTGTTCAACGTCTTTCAAAATGCAACgtcctcccccatcccccccaTTCAAGAATGATCAAAATTATGGAAAAAAGCTTTTCAGCATTTCAAGATAAATCCTCCTGGGGAAaggatttaaatttaatttaatttaaatttaaattaaattaaataaattcacaCCCAGGAGTGAGTAATTAATGTTGCACCCTTTCTTGAGAGCAGGTGTTGATAGCAGGAAAGAGAACAAGGAGCTatggaaaatgaaagagttaggAGGAATGAGTACCTTGGGGGCTGGAGAAGGAGACTAAACAGAAACTTTACTAACTTTACAAAGTTGCTGAGGGACAATTCTTGTTTGACAGTGTCGGGGAGGATGTCTTGTAAACTCCAAAGTATTAGAGGCCCCCCCGAACAACAACAGTAATTGCTAACATTATatggctttaaagtttgcaaagctcttatGAATATTACTTCGCTTGAACCTTTATCTCAGTGCtaaaattatccccattttacagataaggaaactgatattcagattaagtgacttttccagggtcacctAAATAGGAAattgtctgaagtaggatttgaatctaggtcttcctaattctaacttcagcactctgtccactctaACATACTGCCTTTTAGGTTCCCTTTGGGGGTGATACCTTATTTCTTGCTTCAAGCCCCAGAACACTTCTCACCAGATAGCCACGAACAAGAGATTGATCTAGCTGTCCAAATAGGAGGTGGGAGAGGAGTAGATGAGGAATATCTATTGCTTATCCATTACACATAGCTGGATGAACAGCCCAAAGATGCTTTATCCCTATGCATATCTGGGGCAGGTGCTATAACTGGACAATAATCTATAGCTAGGAAATGGTCCACAACTTAGTAGGGAGTAAAGAATAGGTTGGATCACTTTGAAAAATTGTGTAGCCTGTTAGCGGAACCCCAGATGTTATTAGAACACCAATATCTTCTCAGGGAGGTTGAACGACTGAGAAGTCATGGAACAACATGACCTCAGAGGTGTCAAAATTGCAGATGACTCAAGAGTCAATGTAAACATTCGTAGTGGGAATGTCAAATGGCTGTACTGTAAAAAACATCGCTGGAAACATATATGGCCAGCAAAGAAGGTGAGCTTGTCTGAGGGATAAAAGACAGGGTTGCTCTACCATTCATAACATGTTAAAAGAACCAAAGAAAGGTCTGCATCACACTGAATTGTCTCTGGAAGATTcatggaaagacatggacaagaaCTGAATAGGATGAAAGGGCATCATGAGCTGTGAGTTAGAGGGTAGTAGACTATTGATACAGATGTTATTATGAATCCATTGAAATACTAAAAGTTCATCCCTTGTTCAGAGATGCTAAATGTTTGAATGTTTACAGGCAGTGAAGCTGGTCATCATGGTTGTTCatacttcattcttgaagaggataatgccttgacttgcaggtgaactgatttggatttaagtgaggcagagctgtacaaagtcatcagtctcactttctcttccagagagctTAAAGGAGTCTTAGAAATCCTCTTGTCTGAGGCTCTCATTTtgtagtggaggaaactgaggttgaaagcaTCAAAAGAAACTCCAGCAATGTTACATAGGGAACAAATAGCAGTgccaaaatttgaatccaggttatCTGACTCTTTGAATTACATCATACTGGTAGGTTAAAAATCCTTCGAGAGGGGTAATCAGGGGCTACTGCCCTGGGGGTCAGGGACTGTCTGGAGTATTTAAGGGTAGAACCTATAGAAAAGACCCATCTTCCTCAGGAACCAATAGAACTTAGAGAGATGGTTCTAGATTTGGGCTGGAGTGGGAAGTAAAATGGAAGCAAGAAGAGAAGCCAGAATTCTGAAAGGGTTGCACAGAGAAAGACTTGGAATTAGAAACAACTATACAAATCTCTAAAAAAGACTTTTCTTAGGCTGGGCAAGGAGTAACTCTTTGACCATACTGTGCCCTTATCATTTGCCCACCTGTAGTACCCTCAGGTTCCTCATGCAAAGGagcatcatttccttttctgttgtttgttttttttggcagggaagcaataggattaagtgacttgcccaaggtcacacagctagtaagtgtctgaggtcacatttgaactcaagtcctcctgactccagggctggtgctttatccattgtactacctacctgcccCAGCATAATTTTTTGCATCTGATATGATGGTTCTGGGTATGTATAGTAATGAAGAGGGGTAGGAGGAGCTAAAAAGCTGCCATCTCGAGGTCGGTTCCCAAAAGAGAGGTCCCCAACCCTTTAGTGGTTCCATTACTGTTATCACTTGCTCCCTCACCCGTATCTTGTCATTCAAAGTTTTGTCATTTGCGTCTTCATCAAAGCACTTCTGGGGGTAAACAAAGATGCAGTTGTtcttcaggtcctcctgaatctgAAGGAAACAGAAATTTCACTTCAGTCCTTGTCAGGTGATAGACTCTTTCTCCCTGATATGACTCCCCACCAAACCCCCAACCAAGCCCACATGAGGCCTTTTTCTGACTTTCCCACTGCTCATCCAACTGTACCCCTCTCCCAGTTGTGGTCTTTCTTCCCACTCAACGATGTAACCCTTCCCTAAGCCTGAGAGTGAAGCCTCCTAGTCAGCTTCCTGAACTGTCCAGCATCCTGTTGGTAATGGTCCTCTAAGTCTGACCCAGGTCCCCCTTACCTGCCACCTGAaagcttctctctcttctaagGTAAGGCTGTCTGCCCGGGCAATCACAGGAACAACATTTACCACCCGACATAGACGCTTTAGAAACTCAATGTCTAGAGGCCGAAGGCTAGGAGGCAGGAAGGTGAAGGAGACAATGAAACTGTTTTCCAGCTCAAGTCAATCTAGACTCCTCTCTTTACCCCAAACTCTGGCAGTACCTAGAACTTTCAATCAGCAATGTTAGCTAGGATTAGGGGATTGGGACACATAGCCCCTAACAGGCTACTCCTGTAAATCATGTGTGTATGACTAATAGTTCCATCCCCTCACCCTGCCCATGGTGGCTTCCCTTTGCTCTCCCCTCACCAGTGCCCTGTGGGAGGCACAAAGTACACACAGATGTGCACTCGTGTGTCAGGGATGTGGTGCTGCCGAGTGATGAGAACCTCTTCTTGTAGGTAGCGCTCATACTGATCATTGATGAAGTTCAGGATGGGGTCCCaactggaaaggaaaggggaaggaacagTGGAAAAGATCCTGGGGATCCCATCCAACCACCCCTACCCTGTTGGTACATGCCGAGGTTCTTTGGAATCctaccttcccctctcctccactcCCCCAGTATGATTTTCACCAACAACAATTTACAGTTGTTTTCAAAGGCTAAAGAATAGTCTTTAGACCTGGTTCCCTCCATGAAGGGTATAATTCAGATGAGAAGTGACATAAATAGACAGTAGCAACACAAGGTAGCCTTTAGTAAGTACTGCAAGAATAGTAGAGTTGAGTACTTCAGAATTCTTGAAGGAGAAATGATCAGTGAAGCCTGAGTGGTTGGGTGAGTCTTTGTGGAAGTGGGACTTACTGGTCCTTGAAACATGGGTCAGGTCTCCTGCAGCCCTTGCTCACCCTAATTATAAGGACCCTAAAATAGTTGCCCTCACCATCTGGTTCTCTAAAGGAGAGCTAAACTCTACCAGCCACCATCTCTGTTTGAGAGTTGGGTAGCAGTGGAAAAGCTTCTGTGTCACGGATTGGAGATAGGATAGTTGGAGAGATGGCAAAGGGGAAGAGAGTGTTCCCccatgctttcaataaggattaGGATTCCGAAGAAGAACATACCACTTGTCGTTGTTGATCTGGTCCCCAAATCCAGGTGTGTCTGTCACTGTCAGCTTCAGTTTCACCCCCTTCTCCTCAATTGCTATGGAGGGAGGGTTGGGGAGCATCATAGAGGGACCTCAAACTCTGAGGAGCCATCAGGACCAGAAGGGATCAGCTCTGAAGGGTGGACAGTTTTAGGAAGTTGGGGCAGTTCTTGAGGGGTTCATAGGGTAGTGGATATAAGGGGGGGGGTACTCACTATGGGTAACAGATTGCAGTTGAAGAGTTTGAGGTAAAGGCCCCAACTTGTTCACTGGTGATGATTTCCACACCTTTGACTTGAATAAAGTGTTTACCATTGTGGACTTACCCAATCCACTCCTCCCTGGGAATATACCAGAAGCACATATTCATGAACAGTGGGATAGGGAGGGAAGTGGAGATACCTAAGGGTATGAAGAGTTGAATGGCAAGCCTGAGCACAGACTAGGTTATGGCCAGGTCACACATGCGGAATGGTTGGAGGCAGCATGGTTCAGAGGAAAGAATATTgtctttggaatcagaaaacctaggCTCAAAAACTGCCTTTATCTGTTAATATCTAtgtggcaagtcacctaatctacacggacctcagtttcctcatctgtaaaatgggggggatTATACTAGAGAGTCTTTGAGGTCTCTTCAGGAtataaatctatgctcctatggcACTTGAGAATATAAAATCATGGAGGGACATAGGGTTTTTACAGATTGTAGACCACATAGTGGAAGAGAGTTGAATTAAGGGGAATGGAGGGAGCCCTGAATTGGCTCTACCttgtttctccttcccttcaatttgtttttacttctttctttcctggaaCCCCCACAGCCACTCATTCACTTTTCCTCACCAACAACCATGATGTTGAATTCAAAACCAGTTTTCATGGCTTTGATCTTCAGCTGGTCCAGCACAGCCTCGATCCCCACATAGCCAAACATTTCACAGGAGGAAGTTCTGGGGCTGGAAAGTTGTGGGGAGCTGGGAGATGTGGAACGCTTCGAGGTCCCTGCCATGGTGGTAGGTCTATGTGACCAGTCAAGCCCTGTTGTtgtaggggaggggagaatacTTCAATACTTCTTGACTGATTGGGAAACACACTCACTTTTGGAGAATGTACCTTGGCCTATGGGTGAGTGGGAAAGGGACGATCTGTCCCCATCAATGGAAAGGTGACAGCTCACCTTCTAGTAGTAGATGTAGGACTCATCAAGGGGAGATTCTTCCTGAACAAGAGTCCATCTATCCTGTTGGTGATAACAGTTGGGAGGACAGATTAAACAAAGAAATTAGAtaaggacaaagagagagagatagagatgcaACAAGACAATGACAGAAGACTAGAGACACTGAGGCAGAGGAGAGATAGGGACAGAAAATGATAGCTACCAAGAAAAAGACTCAAATAGAAGAGACAGAGACGCAAACGAACGGAAGGCAACCAAAGATTGACCAACAGGAGAGAGAGACATGTGAcaggtagaaaagaaaaagacagactgAGCATTATCTTCTCTTGATCACCTGGCCCTGGTCACTCTGTAGGGAGCCAGCTATGGAGGGAGGTCACCTCGGTCTCTGAGGTTCAATGTGACTgtggtggggtgggtgggggaggatgaCAGTTAACTGAAGAATCTGagttcttcctttccccttcctcccttcttatGCCCccccccttcccactccccagTCCCGCACAAGAACCTCCCAGTCTAGGACTCTTCTGGTAGGAAGCATCCAAGTTAGATACAAAGTCAAAATTTGTTTAGGATAGAAACATTATAAAGAGGACTGTCCATTAAGTCAAGCATCTCTGAAAGGTGCATGCCCAAATAGCATTTGTCCCTTAAGTATGCCTGCAGCATcttggtgtagtggaaagggTCTTCGTTATGAAAGCAGGAgccctgagtttaaattttagattggatatttactagctgtgtgaccttggaaaaatcacttcctctctatgttatttttctcctctataaaatgagcagggaTGGACTAGGGGATTTCAAgagtccctttcagatctaaatccatgatcctaaatGGGAGCAGAAGAGGGTCAGGGTAGCAAGTTAGGAAGTCCTAATGCTCTGATCTCAATTTCTCTCTTCCAACTAGCCTCTGCTCCCTCTGAAAGTTAATTTACTACTGCAGTTCATTCCCCTTGGTTTTAgaccccatctctctctctgtctctctctctccccctttctccctcctccaccccccaaaGATAGGTCTTGAAAGTATATAAATGGAAGCTGGGAAGATACACTTGGGAAATTTATCTgtgaaaatatattatatatatatgtatatatgtatatttttaaagatttaatttatttttagttttcaatattcatttccacaagattttgagttccaaattttctctccatctctcctcccccaccaccccaagatggcatgcattctgattaccccttcctccagtttgcccttttatcatcccccttcttatccccttctcctttactttcttgaagggcaagatagatatctataccccattgcctgtgtatattatttcccacttgcatgtaaaaacaatttttaacatttgtttttaaaactttgagttctaaattctctcccttcttccctccccacacacccccattgagaaagcaagcaaatcaacataggttatatatgtgtggttatgcaaaatacttccataacagtcatgttgtgaaagactaactatatttccctccatcctacccggtcccccaattattctattttctcctttgcttctgactactccctcccctaatctatcctcctttctatcatcccccccttattttcttcccctctgctttcctgtaggttaagataCCCAGTTGAATGTgtgtgttatttcttccttaagccaaattctatgagagtaaggttcactcatttcttctcatctcccctccttcccatccatt from Notamacropus eugenii isolate mMacEug1 chromosome 1, mMacEug1.pri_v2, whole genome shotgun sequence includes these protein-coding regions:
- the SEPTIN12 gene encoding septin-12; translated protein: MAGTSKRSTSPSSPQLSSPRTSSCEMFGYVGIEAVLDQLKIKAMKTGFEFNIMVVGRSGLGKSTMVNTLFKSKVWKSSPVNKLGPLPQTLQLQSVTHTIEEKGVKLKLTVTDTPGFGDQINNDKCWDPILNFINDQYERYLQEEVLITRQHHIPDTRVHICVYFVPPTGHCLRPLDIEFLKRLCRVVNVVPVIARADSLTLEEREAFRWQIQEDLKNNCIFVYPQKCFDEDANDKTLNDKIREKIPFAVVGADQEHMVNGKCVLGRKTKWGIIEVENMAHCEFPLLRDLLIRSHMQDLKDITHNVHYENYRVHRLNESHLLAKGTGWVTLSPPTRRNNTEPGQDLHWNRDDSESVS